The proteins below come from a single Chlamydiota bacterium genomic window:
- the esiB_2 gene encoding Secretory immunoglobulin A-binding protein EsiB, translating into MSNVGSINNISNFDYVEPETPQDAQAQYDLAVRYLVGEGVTQNDEKAIEFLQLAADQGLAIAQRNLGACYVKGEGITQDLKEAVKWFRLAADQGLAEAQCDLGTCYVEGGGITQDFKEAVKWFRLAADQGLAEAQCSLGICYAKGEEVTQDFKEAVKWFRLAADQGYAKAQYNLGICYAKGEGITQDLREAVKWLQLAADQGDDLAQFVLGCCYGMGKGVTRDLNEAKKWLRLAADQGNAEAKELLASL; encoded by the coding sequence ATGAGTAATGTAGGTAGTATAAATAATATATCCAATTTTGATTATGTAGAACCTGAAACACCACAAGATGCGCAAGCGCAATATGATTTAGCTGTACGTTATCTTGTTGGTGAAGGCGTAACTCAAAATGACGAGAAAGCAATAGAATTCCTTCAACTTGCAGCAGATCAAGGGTTAGCTATAGCGCAACGTAATTTAGGTGCATGTTATGTCAAAGGCGAAGGAATAACCCAGGATTTAAAAGAAGCTGTGAAGTGGTTTAGGCTTGCAGCAGATCAAGGTTTAGCTGAAGCGCAGTGTGATTTAGGTACGTGCTACGTTGAAGGCGGAGGAATAACCCAAGATTTTAAGGAAGCCGTGAAATGGTTTAGACTTGCAGCAGATCAAGGCTTGGCTGAAGCGCAATGTAGCTTAGGTATATGTTATGCCAAAGGCGAAGAAGTGACCCAAGATTTCAAAGAAGCAGTAAAATGGTTTAGACTTGCAGCAGATCAAGGATATGCGAAGGCACAATATAATTTAGGTATATGTTATGCCAAAGGCGAAGGAATAACCCAAGATTTAAGAGAAGCAGTAAAATGGCTTCAACTTGCAGCAGATCAAGGTGATGATTTAGCTCAATTTGTTTTAGGTTGTTGTTATGGTATGGGTAAAGGGGTTACTCGAGATTTAAATGAAGCGAAAAAATGGCTGAGGCTTGCAGCAGATCAAGGTAATGCTGAAGCAAAAGAACTTTTAGCTTCCTTATAA